One genomic window of Marinobacter adhaerens HP15 includes the following:
- a CDS encoding methyltransferase codes for MTNIVAKEGIETLPTAGKLVAFYLSRDRVLALLSSQTLPAQVIAALTGQNAQMSTAILSNAVGSYLLQAIATDSVRTLPQLAFEGELKEGVPFIYNGHVTGKGFAASNKTLALSLTEKLDEPLAGKKLIFEFSKNGLVNSTAYTRMSGSTRLFAFGYITEIDDTIIRAVPYVVGDLVTSSHAITSPFGPTLELRPEEVEQFSGIDESWFPSQAEFKRMTRVSEQVVKELICRLLCEHSVPSDWGGEESDVLSANLLVAGHRHTGAFLLKGPARFHPMKPTDLGKNGDQLYRLFNIPARIYVIQHCHSIGAAVRKQAEAFALARSFVAPCQIMFMDGTTTARLLRAHGLWPDAAPISKKGKAK; via the coding sequence TTGACTAACATTGTGGCGAAAGAAGGAATAGAAACGCTGCCAACTGCTGGGAAGCTAGTGGCGTTCTACTTGAGTCGTGACCGCGTCCTGGCACTGCTGAGCTCACAGACATTGCCCGCTCAGGTAATAGCTGCCCTCACGGGGCAAAACGCTCAGATGTCTACGGCAATCCTTTCAAATGCCGTCGGCTCATATTTACTGCAAGCAATAGCAACAGATAGCGTAAGAACGCTTCCACAACTGGCCTTTGAAGGCGAACTGAAGGAAGGCGTCCCATTTATCTATAATGGTCATGTAACCGGCAAGGGATTCGCGGCTTCCAACAAGACCCTTGCTTTGAGCCTTACAGAGAAGCTCGACGAACCTCTTGCCGGCAAAAAGCTCATCTTCGAGTTTTCCAAAAATGGGCTAGTAAATTCCACTGCGTATACCCGAATGTCTGGCTCGACACGTCTGTTTGCGTTTGGCTACATCACTGAGATCGATGACACCATCATCCGCGCAGTACCCTATGTGGTGGGAGATTTGGTTACGAGCAGCCATGCGATAACCTCGCCATTCGGGCCGACACTCGAACTGCGCCCAGAGGAAGTCGAGCAGTTTTCCGGAATAGACGAGTCTTGGTTTCCATCTCAAGCCGAGTTCAAGCGCATGACCAGGGTTTCGGAACAGGTCGTTAAGGAGCTGATTTGTCGCCTTCTTTGCGAGCATTCTGTTCCCAGCGACTGGGGTGGCGAGGAAAGCGATGTGCTTTCGGCCAACTTACTTGTTGCTGGCCACCGTCACACTGGGGCTTTCCTATTGAAGGGGCCTGCACGATTTCACCCAATGAAGCCGACAGATCTTGGAAAAAATGGTGACCAGCTCTATCGCCTCTTCAACATTCCCGCCCGTATCTACGTCATACAGCATTGCCATTCCATTGGTGCAGCCGTCCGAAAGCAGGCAGAGGCGTTTGCGCTCGCACGCAGTTTTGTCGCCCCATGTCAGATCATGTTCATGGATGGCACTACAACGGCGCGACTGCTCAGAGCGCATGGCCTTTGGCCCGATGCAGCGCCGATTTCGAAAAAAGGCAAGGCAAAATGA
- a CDS encoding DUF932 domain-containing protein: protein MAHLIEQMSYAGQTPWHGLGNELTSDQPLDVWARQAGLDWQIQESPVRYIANASGTLGEILSFPDSKVLYRSDTKAPLSVVGNRFKVVQPEEILEFYRDLTEVSGFELETAGVLKGGRKMWALARTGQSGMLRGNDQTNAYVLLATACDGTMATTCQFTSIRVVCNNTLAVALKSSTANAVKVKHNTAFDADLVKKQLGISVSAWDDFMYSLKTLSERNVKTTEARNYFLKVFTDDSGIGVGKTNERSMVKALGLYEGEGMGANLASSEGTAYGLLNAVTEFIDHQRRAKTVDHRLDSAWFGTGAAMKSRALEQAMSLVA from the coding sequence ATGGCTCACCTTATTGAGCAAATGTCCTACGCAGGACAAACCCCGTGGCATGGCCTGGGGAACGAACTGACTTCAGACCAACCCCTGGACGTCTGGGCAAGGCAAGCCGGTCTGGACTGGCAGATCCAGGAAAGTCCCGTCCGATATATCGCCAATGCCAGTGGCACTTTGGGAGAGATCCTGTCCTTTCCGGATTCCAAGGTGCTTTATCGCTCAGACACCAAAGCCCCGCTGTCAGTGGTCGGTAACCGCTTTAAAGTGGTTCAGCCTGAAGAGATCCTGGAGTTTTACCGGGACCTGACCGAGGTATCCGGTTTTGAGCTGGAAACCGCCGGTGTCCTGAAAGGCGGCCGAAAAATGTGGGCACTCGCCCGAACCGGTCAATCCGGCATGCTCAGGGGCAACGATCAAACCAATGCCTACGTCCTGCTGGCAACAGCCTGTGACGGAACCATGGCAACAACCTGCCAGTTCACCAGTATCCGAGTGGTGTGCAACAACACACTGGCGGTTGCATTGAAGAGCTCCACTGCTAATGCCGTCAAGGTGAAGCACAACACAGCGTTCGATGCAGACCTGGTGAAGAAGCAACTGGGAATCTCTGTCTCGGCTTGGGATGACTTCATGTATAGCCTGAAAACTTTGAGTGAACGGAATGTGAAGACCACCGAAGCCAGGAACTACTTCCTCAAGGTGTTCACCGATGATTCCGGCATTGGTGTAGGCAAAACTAACGAACGATCGATGGTGAAGGCTCTGGGGCTGTATGAAGGCGAGGGCATGGGTGCCAACCTGGCATCCTCCGAAGGCACGGCCTATGGCCTGCTGAATGCCGTCACTGAATTCATCGATCACCAACGCCGCGCGAAAACCGTGGACCACCGCCTGGATTCCGCCTGGTTCGGTACCGGTGCTGCCATGAAGAGCCGTGCATTAGAGCAGGCCATGTCACTTGTGGCTTAA
- a CDS encoding coiled-coil domain-containing protein, with the protein MAQHKEEWLQAIATKAKVEPSKVEGVLSAHRIQPSPVLAQPRRLVLRDIEFSGEKDGVADAGHFSFSWADLDHGLWAMLSEHNLRGKSTIIEIVRWMIRGRPSANLQDDVRRWIHAVRLSFFLDSDEYEIAAKTQGEPIGSLYRVRATSMARGEPERVALANFATDGEFEAVMADFFMHTFAMNPISSWRKNGENEGQSVTHSWVAFSGAMFIGTNYEVLLGDMPVTTGLTSRLMQMYLGVPRVSTLATAKTAYQHVEQAVQVSSRQAEQVQKTSNERTANIRAQLAERRAELAKIPSDEAVRSAIDADSIELVDLRRQERVLAEHTERAVTGLRELRAVYQEDRRDLQTHMDAMSASAVFRLLEPKCCPRCDHTISKAKKELESSTHSCSVCGESITNSEDGEAIKAELQERVAGSKAAVERASVNKEQAENELADLRRKVDLIQDRLESASKELGSATRRQDAARAVAVLEGRLEEAEASISPNTQTNDRNDELKILSAVVKETESRVKARRDGLLEDVSERLVEYANAFGMKNLSEASLKGNASLSLIKGGAPTSYSKVTEGEKLRLKVATVLAMIEIAEERGIGRHPGLLMIDSPAAQEVSPVDVDHLVAGLQSVFTKLPHFQVFVAGISSKAITDHIPKAHRREVAGNAFLW; encoded by the coding sequence ATGGCGCAACACAAGGAGGAATGGCTGCAAGCGATAGCCACAAAGGCAAAAGTGGAACCTTCCAAGGTTGAAGGAGTTCTTTCAGCCCACCGAATTCAACCCTCACCTGTACTCGCCCAGCCACGCAGGCTCGTTCTGCGAGATATTGAGTTTTCTGGCGAGAAGGACGGTGTTGCGGACGCTGGACATTTTTCCTTTTCATGGGCAGACCTTGATCACGGCCTGTGGGCCATGCTTTCTGAACACAACCTACGGGGCAAATCGACAATCATCGAGATTGTTCGATGGATGATAAGAGGACGACCATCTGCCAACCTTCAAGACGATGTGCGGCGGTGGATTCATGCCGTGCGCCTGAGTTTCTTCCTCGATTCAGACGAATACGAGATCGCTGCCAAGACTCAGGGCGAGCCTATCGGTAGCTTATATCGCGTTCGCGCCACCAGCATGGCAAGAGGCGAGCCAGAGAGAGTCGCTCTTGCCAACTTCGCCACCGACGGCGAGTTCGAAGCGGTCATGGCAGATTTCTTTATGCACACTTTCGCTATGAACCCGATATCCAGTTGGAGAAAAAATGGAGAAAACGAGGGGCAGTCGGTAACACATAGTTGGGTCGCCTTCTCAGGAGCAATGTTCATCGGCACCAATTACGAAGTACTCCTAGGTGACATGCCAGTAACCACTGGTCTCACATCACGACTGATGCAAATGTACCTAGGAGTTCCACGGGTTTCGACGCTCGCCACAGCTAAAACCGCCTACCAGCATGTCGAGCAAGCGGTTCAAGTTTCTTCTCGACAAGCCGAACAAGTACAGAAAACAAGCAACGAGCGCACTGCAAACATTAGGGCCCAGTTGGCAGAGAGGCGTGCTGAGCTAGCGAAGATACCGAGCGATGAGGCGGTACGCAGTGCCATCGATGCCGATTCCATCGAGCTGGTCGATCTTCGTCGCCAAGAGCGGGTTTTAGCTGAACACACGGAACGTGCTGTTACCGGACTTCGAGAACTACGCGCAGTCTATCAGGAAGATAGACGAGACCTGCAGACCCATATGGATGCCATGTCCGCTTCGGCAGTGTTTCGTCTCTTAGAACCGAAATGTTGCCCTCGATGTGACCATACGATTTCCAAGGCGAAGAAAGAACTCGAGAGTTCTACCCACTCATGCTCCGTTTGCGGAGAATCAATCACTAACTCCGAAGACGGCGAAGCGATCAAGGCTGAACTCCAGGAGCGTGTCGCAGGATCAAAGGCTGCAGTAGAACGCGCCTCGGTAAACAAAGAGCAGGCGGAAAATGAATTGGCAGACCTTCGCAGAAAGGTTGATCTCATTCAGGATCGTCTTGAGTCTGCTTCTAAAGAGCTAGGCTCCGCCACGCGCCGGCAGGACGCTGCAAGAGCCGTGGCTGTCCTTGAAGGTCGGCTTGAGGAGGCCGAAGCCTCGATAAGCCCGAATACACAAACCAATGACCGCAACGACGAGTTAAAAATTCTATCTGCTGTCGTGAAGGAAACGGAGTCTCGCGTCAAAGCGAGACGGGATGGATTGCTCGAAGACGTATCTGAGCGCTTGGTAGAGTACGCCAATGCTTTCGGAATGAAGAACCTGTCGGAAGCGTCTCTAAAGGGAAATGCGTCACTCTCGTTGATCAAAGGCGGAGCGCCCACAAGCTATAGCAAGGTAACAGAAGGCGAAAAGCTACGCCTTAAAGTTGCGACCGTTCTTGCGATGATCGAAATTGCGGAGGAGCGGGGAATCGGCCGCCATCCTGGATTGTTGATGATCGATTCGCCTGCTGCTCAGGAGGTGTCCCCTGTCGACGTGGATCACCTTGTTGCTGGACTTCAGTCAGTTTTCACCAAGTTGCCGCATTTTCAGGTGTTTGTTGCTGGCATCTCATCCAAAGCGATTACCGACCACATACCGAAGGCGCATCGCCGTGAAGTCGCCGGGAACGCCTTCCTATGGTAG
- a CDS encoding YqaJ viral recombinase family nuclease: MGMSANANQKSRPALRLVSTKGLSRDEWLRVRKQGIGSSDAAASVGMNPYQSQLELWMVKTGRDAGLPKPDSGDPTSPVYWGHILEPIVAEQYSQQTGRKVRRVNAVLQHPDPDKHWMLANLDYSVVADDDVQILECKTAGEFGSRLWKEGVPDYIQCQVQHQLAVTGKPAADVCVLLCGEELKIYRVERNEELIEALYVLERQFWDFVVTDTPPPVDGTDSAERALRHLYPVDRGETLDFSQSKELSDAFDELLAIRSELESLKSTESHLKQLIEIQMGDASKATFPSGSVSWKRSKDSVGLNVKRLLKDQPELLDQYPLPKPGSRRFLIQA, translated from the coding sequence ATGGGCATGAGTGCAAACGCAAATCAGAAATCACGACCGGCATTGCGCCTGGTCTCTACCAAGGGCCTCAGCCGGGATGAATGGCTGAGGGTCCGCAAGCAGGGCATTGGCAGTAGCGATGCCGCTGCATCTGTCGGCATGAACCCGTATCAATCCCAACTGGAACTCTGGATGGTCAAAACCGGCAGAGATGCGGGTTTGCCAAAACCGGATTCAGGCGATCCGACTTCACCGGTCTACTGGGGCCATATCCTGGAACCTATTGTGGCAGAGCAGTACAGCCAACAAACGGGCAGAAAGGTGCGCCGGGTGAACGCGGTATTGCAACACCCAGATCCGGACAAGCACTGGATGTTGGCCAACCTCGATTATTCGGTGGTGGCCGATGACGACGTGCAGATTCTGGAATGCAAAACGGCAGGGGAGTTCGGATCACGGCTCTGGAAGGAGGGGGTTCCGGACTACATCCAGTGCCAGGTGCAGCACCAGTTGGCTGTCACTGGGAAACCGGCAGCGGACGTGTGCGTTCTGTTGTGTGGCGAGGAGTTGAAGATCTACCGCGTTGAACGGAATGAAGAGCTCATCGAGGCACTGTACGTGCTGGAGCGCCAATTCTGGGACTTCGTGGTAACGGATACCCCGCCACCGGTCGATGGAACCGACTCCGCTGAACGGGCCTTGCGTCATCTGTATCCAGTGGACAGAGGGGAGACCCTGGACTTCAGCCAAAGCAAGGAATTGTCGGATGCGTTTGACGAGCTGCTGGCCATTCGCTCGGAACTGGAAAGCCTCAAATCCACCGAATCCCACCTGAAACAGCTAATCGAGATCCAGATGGGCGACGCCTCAAAAGCAACCTTCCCCAGTGGCAGCGTCAGCTGGAAACGGAGCAAGGATTCCGTTGGGCTCAACGTGAAGCGACTGCTCAAGGATCAGCCAGAGCTTCTGGATCAATACCCACTCCCCAAGCCGGGCAGTCGGCGGTTTCTCATTCAAGCATAG
- a CDS encoding DEAD/DEAH box helicase: protein MGQENIVRYWHAVELLQPQSAPKVEKRTNSYGAFIHNTPIADVIPPWSEESIAAKQELPKQRVWSHTLFAHVYDSRLVAEQLEKVFGADQGYKEPQHRESALFAAKFNMAGHLVEDSFVLSSEAWFLGRVLKGKDWSTGFEDDQRAVGDQAKALLGGEVTGSALRELTIWILDYIGISNFFGDIDKKVFRFRSRPIKPQKPEREDDPLNSFMLEDLSNIADSISKGEKSRPLEEYLCQYNERLRLHVDDKHSSLQLIKSLMPDSYPLSCWPSEQHRGLVHSQQLAVNTTLAKLNSDDGLLGINGPPGTGKTTLLRDLIASIVTSRADVLARLGRASDGFVRDGREEANDGGKKQACFKLDSKLYGFEIVVASSNNGAVENITLELPQRDKIDESWLPEAEYFSELGELVSGQPAWGLISGALGSKSRRTKFVERYFYGQRPFGSAEQVAPEVDDKAGPVTERDVARSLSSTRSLEEGRDSLKDHADTPRDKEKEAEGLLEWLNANAKINKTRSPAERQALWKEAVQDFETAKEDVRKTYAAASRIRELIQHLCQTREKIREKSKTLTDLESKLGDTLNDLADLDTKESRPASIKLKKYLDALGKHQARRPSFWVKLFSLWRAQRDWETTGKLLKSQHDLAKSEFNRIARQTMRLDVSRKSLETQVGDLQRSLQRLKDQGQAQEQDAIDLANTYRANHLLAWLKEGSIGRGEPIELAEPWQIEGWRQSRARVFIQALKLHRVFFELEAYRIRSNLFLINGILTGSRYRGLSREAIRSAWTTLFMVVPVLSSTFASFSRSFGSLGASEIGWLFVDEAGQAPPQAAVGALWRTQRALMVGDPLQLKPIVTVSDAVLEHMRTRYQINAHWLPNRQSAQTLADGATPLGRMAGPADDKTWVGMPLVVHRRCDKPMHELANRVAYDGAMVFGTIPPKPDKETPASLPTGWIQAIGTSEGNWVPAEGQALQRLLKLLEGDGVEAKDISVITPFKAVRENLNRILPDKVVSGTIHTMQGKEAAIIIMVLGGNTENSGARNWVVSEPNLLNVAATRAKRRFYVIGDRGDWQNRALFCDVMDLLPLHSISANEQKRIPPTP from the coding sequence ATGGGGCAGGAGAATATTGTCCGTTATTGGCATGCTGTGGAGTTGTTGCAACCTCAGTCGGCCCCAAAGGTGGAAAAGCGCACCAACAGCTACGGAGCGTTTATTCACAACACTCCCATCGCGGATGTCATACCCCCTTGGTCAGAAGAAAGTATTGCTGCGAAGCAGGAGTTGCCCAAGCAGCGCGTTTGGAGTCACACACTTTTCGCACATGTCTATGACAGTCGCCTTGTTGCTGAACAGCTTGAAAAGGTCTTTGGCGCTGATCAGGGATATAAAGAGCCCCAACATCGAGAATCGGCACTCTTCGCAGCAAAATTCAACATGGCTGGTCACTTGGTAGAGGACAGTTTCGTCCTCTCGAGCGAAGCATGGTTTTTAGGACGAGTTTTGAAGGGGAAGGATTGGAGCACTGGATTCGAGGACGATCAAAGAGCTGTTGGCGATCAGGCAAAAGCCTTGCTTGGAGGCGAGGTAACTGGCTCCGCGCTGCGCGAATTGACCATCTGGATTCTCGACTACATTGGCATATCGAATTTTTTTGGCGATATAGACAAAAAGGTATTTCGGTTTCGATCACGTCCGATCAAACCTCAAAAGCCAGAGCGAGAAGACGACCCACTCAATAGCTTCATGCTAGAAGACCTTTCCAACATAGCTGACAGCATCAGCAAAGGAGAAAAAAGCAGACCTCTGGAGGAGTACCTATGTCAGTACAATGAGCGACTCCGCCTGCACGTCGATGATAAACATTCCTCGTTGCAACTCATTAAAAGTCTGATGCCAGACAGTTATCCACTGAGCTGTTGGCCATCAGAACAACATCGTGGTCTCGTCCATTCTCAACAACTCGCTGTCAACACGACCCTCGCCAAGCTCAACAGCGACGACGGGCTGTTGGGCATCAATGGCCCCCCGGGTACAGGAAAAACGACTCTACTGCGCGATTTGATAGCGTCCATCGTGACCAGTCGTGCCGATGTACTCGCTCGACTCGGGCGCGCTTCAGATGGGTTTGTTCGTGACGGACGCGAGGAGGCTAATGATGGAGGCAAAAAGCAGGCTTGCTTCAAACTTGACTCGAAACTTTATGGCTTCGAGATCGTAGTGGCTTCATCCAATAACGGCGCGGTGGAAAACATCACGCTTGAATTACCACAGCGGGACAAGATCGACGAGAGCTGGTTACCCGAGGCTGAGTATTTTTCCGAATTAGGCGAACTGGTCAGTGGACAGCCAGCATGGGGACTTATCTCCGGAGCCCTGGGCAGCAAGTCGCGGCGAACCAAATTCGTGGAGCGCTACTTCTATGGTCAGCGCCCATTTGGCAGCGCAGAGCAGGTGGCCCCAGAAGTGGATGATAAAGCCGGCCCTGTTACTGAACGCGACGTCGCAAGGAGCTTATCTTCCACACGCTCTTTGGAAGAAGGACGCGACTCACTTAAGGATCACGCTGATACGCCGCGAGACAAGGAAAAGGAAGCAGAGGGCCTGCTCGAATGGCTCAATGCGAACGCTAAGATCAACAAAACTCGCTCACCCGCAGAGCGCCAGGCATTGTGGAAAGAGGCCGTCCAGGACTTTGAAACAGCCAAAGAAGACGTGCGCAAGACCTATGCTGCTGCCTCGCGCATCCGTGAGTTGATTCAGCACCTATGCCAAACCCGTGAGAAGATCAGGGAAAAATCGAAAACACTAACTGACCTCGAAAGTAAGTTGGGCGATACACTGAACGACCTCGCTGACTTGGATACCAAAGAAAGCCGTCCAGCCAGTATAAAGCTCAAAAAATACTTGGATGCGCTTGGCAAACATCAAGCCAGAAGGCCAAGCTTCTGGGTTAAGTTGTTCAGCCTTTGGAGAGCACAACGAGACTGGGAGACTACGGGTAAACTACTGAAAAGCCAACACGATTTGGCAAAGTCTGAATTCAACCGGATAGCACGCCAAACTATGCGATTGGATGTTTCACGAAAGAGTTTGGAAACGCAGGTAGGTGATTTACAGCGCTCACTTCAGCGACTAAAGGATCAAGGCCAAGCACAGGAACAAGACGCCATAGACTTAGCAAACACGTATCGAGCCAATCACCTATTGGCCTGGCTGAAAGAGGGTTCCATCGGTCGCGGCGAGCCCATCGAGCTCGCAGAACCTTGGCAAATTGAGGGCTGGCGCCAATCTCGCGCGCGGGTCTTCATTCAGGCTCTCAAGCTTCATCGTGTGTTCTTTGAATTGGAAGCATATCGTATAAGATCCAACCTTTTCCTCATCAATGGAATTTTGACCGGCAGCCGCTATCGAGGCTTATCACGTGAAGCTATCCGTTCCGCCTGGACAACACTGTTTATGGTGGTGCCAGTTCTGAGTAGCACATTCGCATCTTTTTCACGCTCATTCGGTTCTTTAGGGGCCAGCGAGATCGGCTGGTTGTTCGTAGATGAGGCAGGTCAAGCTCCACCTCAAGCGGCGGTCGGCGCGTTATGGCGTACCCAACGAGCTTTGATGGTTGGGGACCCTCTGCAGCTCAAGCCCATCGTCACCGTCTCCGATGCTGTACTTGAACACATGAGAACGCGTTACCAGATCAATGCCCATTGGCTTCCCAATCGACAATCTGCGCAGACATTAGCCGACGGAGCAACTCCATTGGGACGCATGGCTGGACCAGCGGATGACAAGACCTGGGTGGGAATGCCTCTCGTAGTACATCGGCGCTGTGACAAGCCTATGCACGAGCTGGCAAATCGCGTTGCCTATGACGGGGCGATGGTGTTTGGAACGATTCCTCCTAAACCCGACAAGGAGACGCCAGCCAGTCTTCCGACGGGATGGATTCAAGCCATTGGCACGTCAGAAGGAAACTGGGTACCAGCCGAAGGACAAGCACTCCAGAGGCTACTTAAGCTGTTGGAAGGAGACGGCGTTGAGGCTAAAGACATTTCTGTCATCACTCCCTTCAAAGCCGTCCGGGAAAACCTAAATCGCATACTCCCTGACAAAGTGGTTTCCGGCACGATCCACACCATGCAGGGCAAGGAAGCAGCAATTATAATAATGGTGTTAGGCGGGAATACCGAGAACTCGGGAGCTCGCAACTGGGTCGTTTCGGAACCGAATCTTTTAAATGTGGCAGCAACGCGTGCCAAGCGCCGTTTCTATGTCATTGGTGATAGAGGAGACTGGCAAAATAGGGCGTTGTTCTGTGATGTGATGGATCTGCTCCCACTCCATAGCATCTCGGCAAACGAGCAGAAGCGGATTCCACCTACGCCATAG
- a CDS encoding recombination directionality factor has translation MIKGLAITPPVLGRISIGRVVEKNGIRLPQKDDQFTITSQIQEKDSGWVLHPMDEELRKDAPNSKLRTIPVRMLFNDADLNLRAEYTMFDRKSGRPMCVGNGDTCKRLTQSGVQSLPCPGPKLCEFGKGGLCKPYGRLNVKIGDDDDLGSFIFRTTGYNSIRTLAARLSYYQAVSGGLLAYMPLELKLRGKSTKQSYGTPVYYVDLVIRDGMSLIDVINRARERFLTFQEAGYDQDALEGAAMNGYGNCVFEDLGDDSGDVLEEFFSTEIAKPEINDSKENAKSHLRAIKRELSAGGSRTDLFSQGSAPN, from the coding sequence ATGATTAAAGGTTTAGCCATCACGCCTCCCGTGTTGGGGCGTATCAGCATTGGTCGGGTCGTTGAGAAAAACGGCATCCGGTTACCTCAAAAAGATGATCAATTCACTATCACCTCCCAGATCCAGGAGAAGGACTCCGGGTGGGTTTTACACCCCATGGACGAAGAACTCAGAAAGGATGCGCCGAACAGCAAGCTGCGGACCATCCCGGTACGCATGCTGTTCAACGATGCGGATCTCAATCTGCGGGCTGAATACACCATGTTTGACCGTAAAAGCGGGCGACCCATGTGTGTCGGCAATGGCGACACCTGTAAGCGCCTGACACAATCAGGAGTGCAGTCTCTGCCATGCCCGGGGCCGAAGCTCTGTGAGTTCGGCAAAGGAGGCCTATGCAAGCCCTATGGCCGTCTAAACGTGAAGATTGGTGACGATGATGATCTCGGCAGTTTTATCTTCCGCACCACCGGCTACAACAGCATCCGAACCCTCGCGGCCAGGCTGAGCTACTACCAGGCAGTCTCTGGTGGTCTATTGGCGTACATGCCGTTGGAGCTGAAGCTAAGGGGCAAAAGCACTAAGCAGAGTTATGGAACGCCAGTCTATTACGTGGATCTGGTCATCAGAGACGGTATGAGCTTGATCGACGTGATCAATCGCGCTCGTGAGCGATTTCTGACGTTTCAAGAAGCCGGCTATGATCAGGATGCGTTGGAAGGAGCCGCGATGAATGGCTATGGGAATTGTGTGTTTGAGGATCTGGGTGACGATTCGGGCGACGTGCTTGAAGAGTTCTTCAGCACCGAAATTGCCAAGCCTGAGATCAACGATTCCAAAGAGAATGCCAAAAGCCACTTGCGAGCAATTAAGCGAGAGCTGTCCGCCGGAGGAAGCCGCACTGATCTCTTTAGTCAGGGATCAGCACCAAACTGA